The following coding sequences are from one Hydra vulgaris chromosome 04, alternate assembly HydraT2T_AEP window:
- the LOC136079860 gene encoding uncharacterized protein LOC136079860 isoform X2, giving the protein MGIKVGHAIKIQAIIEEKKKNDITSTSFSLSETLNSFLDESALSPTLSSTIQSSPDILNESSKVKLKVSTIDVQVALRSDNTDFNIVCSLLDEHQTGKLVLAEYDSTGALIKWHQDMIHIVVNSMVHRVGNMYPSTKTKSNLAKAIITAFPKLHSGGKLGYVRLLETFYYFFFYLPFFFLPKAKGTTSVKE; this is encoded by the exons ATGGGCATCAAAGTGGGCCATGCCATTAAAATTCAAGCCATAATTGAGGAAAAAAAg aaaaatgaTATAACATCTACATCTTTCAGTTTAAGTGAAACTTTAAACAGCTTCCTTGATGAGTCAGCTTTGTCACCAACATTATCATCGACAATTCAATCTTCACCTGATATTTTAAATGAGTCaagtaaagttaaattaaaggtTTCTACTATTGATGTACAGGTTGCTTTAAGATCGGATAACACTGACTTT aacATAGTATGTAGTTTGCTTGATGAACATCAAACAGGTAAGCTTGTTTTGGCAGAGTATGATTCTACGGGTGCACTTATTAAATGGCATCAAGATATGATCCACATTGTTGTTAACTCAATGGTCCATAGAGTTGGAAATAT gTATCCTTCCACAAAAACTAAATCTAATCTTGCAAAAGCCATTATCACTGCCTTTCCAAAGCTACATTCTGGTGGAAAACTTGGATATGTGAGACTATTAGAgacattttattacttttttttttaccttccttttttttttctccctaAGGCCAAAGGGACCACTTCAGTCAAGGAATGA
- the LOC136079860 gene encoding uncharacterized protein LOC136079860 isoform X1 — protein MRKHVGVHVQACRKRVIVLAEEFHSSVPFSKELSMIEELRFDDLGFERKLDYMEKTSCSRRKWIVNCRPTFEDLLKIFPPLKDLAIHFQKDFCCNFPESNDFLAHWEQIAPHFISWARQKTSLMVKQILAELDMQDNPSIGIEMDFAFLLLPYIIKVPSKNKSCASAAEVGLSREGEYINTLRMSELSKVLGIPRYRYTDFQFSLNFLYIFRESSRGIENLSDLSIVQVNRILLYV, from the exons ATGCGAAAACATGTTGGTGTTCATGTACAAGCTTGTCGAAAGAGAGTTATTGTTTTAGCAGAAGAGTTCCACTCGTCCg tgCCTTTCTCAAAAGAACTAAGTATGATAGAAGAGTTGAGATTTGATGACTTAGGCTTTGAAAGAAAGTTGGACTATATGGAAAAAACTTCATGCTCTCGTCGAAAATGGATTGTGAATTGTAGGCCAACATTTGAAGATTTACTCAAAATATTTCCGCCACTAAAAGATCTAGCCATACAC TTTCAGAAGGATTTCTGTTGCAATTTTCCAGAGTCAAATGATTTTTTGGCTCATTGGGAGCAAATAGCGCCACATTTTATCTCTTGGGCAAGGCAAAAGACAAGTTTGATGGTGAAGCAGATTCTTGCTGAGCTTGATATGCAAGACAACCCTTCTATAG gaaTTGAAATGGATTTTGCATTCTTATTACTCCCCTATATAATTAAAGTGCCATCAAAGAATAAAAGTTGTGCATCAGCTGCTGAAGTCGGGCTCTCAAGGGAAGGGGAATACATAAATACTCTGCGAATGTCCGAGTTAAGCAAAGTCCTCGGTATACCGAGATACCGGTATACAGATTTTCAATTCTCATTGAACTTTCTGTACATATTTAGAGAGAGTTCAAGGGGAATTGAAAATCTGTCCGACTTATCCATTGTCCAAGTTAACAGGATTCTACTGTatgtttag
- the LOC100203247 gene encoding uncharacterized protein LOC100203247, protein MNNVDKNLEIITMYFLFVLISQSVAYGQHSANLINDIITVPKVSSCNNRYTNQTFGIITSPNYPYGYHVNTKCTWVIDMPKEDRVVLTIKKFNIGPKDKLNIIDANDSTLYNLTNDPGDIIFSNSNKVTVELVSSEENFYGNRTFYSIFEREGCGGVLTNKNGYISVPSYVYMSPTPHECSWTILAPQNKVLSLQFLQFDLPPGSCLYSNIYIREGSDEAGYILGDFCEENPPMNQLRTATNILRILYRTRPNELAARTELLPSIKMFYVQEDACGGLLDGYSGSFTLPLRWLEDVYSCNWTITVPHGKHMTLKFKAWKSYESSNGDYDELRFILPQRNVVYWKSLGKNSPPENMLVPSNSLVVSLISHRTNSAETKLRLNCLFQAIAPVEEQCVDIAGRKIFICDEWKYIDCSLRCDGVFDCHNKKDEKYCLENILDEPIAMQHANEVKHLGRSSLYIGIFTITCLIVLIAFISITADRFCRKIFLRKVENPKESKHSNISPNPPPYKQEDYQIKNSVISSSVQTLSNFTQTSETDEHCQGENLNYLRSYKKKYRNETYPSRSKSSTSCNRRQYSDLSKRSTFSLNLIPNLRYPQNIDFDNQSMQKRPSCQSAIPAWEFCNQDNSRYLCASPQQSCLYPDLQNNMLTLNRTQSEVQKDKSNSTTELQSEKENTKTLEKPSCQVWNYESDFEECSSTSISSKHASVEQLLSSDNEMRDNLQNALLLEMLHADSAETSNDAQSYNADSMNTTKEVQSSFSATLSSEL, encoded by the exons atgaataatGTTGACAAAAACTTAGAAATTATAACCATGtattttctatttgttttgATTTCCCAAAGTGTTGCATATGGGCAACACAGTGCAAACTTGATTAATGATATTATTACGGTACCAAAAGTTTCAAGCTGCAATAACCGCTATACAAATCAAACTTTTGGAATTATTACAAGTCCAAATTATCCGTATGGTTATCACGTAAATACGAAGTGTACATGGGTTATAGATATGCCAAAAGAGGATAGAGttgttttgacaattaaaaaattcaatattggTCCAAAAGATAAGCTAAATATAATTGATGCAAACGATTCAACATTGTATAACCTTACTAATGACCCTGGcgatattatattttctaatagtAATAAAGTGACAGTAGAACTAGTAAGTTCCGAAGAAAACTTCTACGGAAACCGAACGTTTTATTCTATTTTCGAGCGTGAAGGATGCGGTGGAGtactaacaaataaaaatggctACATTTCTGTGCCATCTTATGTTTACATGTCACCAACACCTCACGAATGCTCATGGACTATTCTTGCTCctcaaaataaa gttttatcgCTTCAATTCTTGCAATTTGATCTTCCTCCTGGGTCTTGCTTATACAGCAATATTTATATCAGAGAAGGTAGCGATGAAGCAGGATACATATTAG GGGATTTTTGCGAAGAAAATCCTCCAATGAACCAATTAAGAACAGCAACAAACATTTTGCGTATATTATACCGAACAAGACCAAACGAACTTGCAGCGCGCACAGAACTATTACCgtcaatcaaaatgttttatgtacAAGAAGACGCATGTGGAGGTTTACTTGATGGATATTCAGGTTCTTTTACTTTACCTCTCAGATGGTTAGAGGATGTTTATTCGTGCAACTGGACCATTACTGTTCCACATGGTAAGCATATGACTTTGAAATTCAAAGCTTGGAAATCGTATGAATCTTCCAACGGAGATTATGATGAGTTGAGATTTATTTTACCTCAAAGAAACGTTGTTTATTGGAAATCATTAGGTAAAAATTCTCCACCTGAGAATATGTTAGTACCAAGCAATAGTTTAGTTGTGTCATTGATTTCTCATAGAACTAATAGCGCGGAAACAAAACTTCGCCTTAACTGTTTATTTCAGGCTATAGCACCTGTAGAGGAACAGTGCGTCGATATAGCtggaagaaaaatatttatctgtGACGAATGGAAATATATTGACTGTTCTTTGCGCTGCGATGGAGTGTTTGACTGTCATAACAAAAAAGACGAAAAGTATTGCTTAGAAAACATTTTAGACGAGCCAATAGCTATGCAACATGCAAACGAGGTAAAACATTTAGGTCGGTCAAGTCTTTATATTGGTATATTTACAATCACATGTTTAATAGTACTAATTGCTTTTATATCAATAACTGCAGATCGTTTTTGCcggaaaatatttttacgtaAAGTAGAAAATCCAAAAGAGTCAAAACATTCAAACATATCTCCTAACCCACCCCCATATAAACAAGaagattatcaaataaaaaattccgTTATTTCTTCATCTGTCCAAACACTTAGTAATTTTACTCAGACAAGTGAAACGGATGAACATTGTCAAGGAGAAAATCTAAACTACTTAagatcttacaaaaaaaaatatcgaaaTGAAACATACCCTTCTCGTTCAAAAAGCAGCACCAGTTGTAATAGAAGACAGTATTCAGATTTATCAAAACGAAGTACTTTTAGCCTAAATTTAATCCCGAATCTGCGTTATCCACAAAATATAGATTTTGATAATCAAAGCATGCAAAAACGTCCATCGTGCCAATCTGCAATACCTGCCTGGGAGTTTTGTAATCAAGATAACTCAAGGTACTTATGTGCTTCTCCTCAACAGAGTTGTTTATATCctgatttacaaaataatatgttaACGTTAAATAGAACACAGTCTGAAGtacaaaaagataaaagtaaCTCCACAACGGAGTTGCAAAGTGAAAAAGAGAACACAAAAACATTGGAAAAACCAAGTTGTCAAGTATGGAATTATGAGTCTGATTTTGAAGAATGTTCATCGACAAGCATAAGCTCTAAACACGCTAGTGTTGAGCAACTTCTTTCAAGCGACAATGAAATGCGTGATAATTTACAAAATGCCTTATTGTTAGAGATGCTTCATGCAGATAGTGCGGAAACTTCAAATGACGCCCAGTCTTACAATGCAGACAGTATGAATACAACGAAAGAAGTCCAGTCTTCGTTTTCAGCAACATTATCAAGCGAATTGTAA
- the LOC136079860 gene encoding uncharacterized protein LOC136079860 isoform X3 — protein MGIKVGHAIKIQAIIEEKKKNDITSTSFSLSETLNSFLDESALSPTLSSTIQSSPDILNESSKVKLKVSTIDVQVALRSDNTDFNIVCSLLDEHQTGKLVLAEYDSTGALIKWHQDMIHIVVNSMVHRVGNMYPSTKTKSNLAKAIITAFPKLHSGGKLGYPIYRVCSG, from the exons ATGGGCATCAAAGTGGGCCATGCCATTAAAATTCAAGCCATAATTGAGGAAAAAAAg aaaaatgaTATAACATCTACATCTTTCAGTTTAAGTGAAACTTTAAACAGCTTCCTTGATGAGTCAGCTTTGTCACCAACATTATCATCGACAATTCAATCTTCACCTGATATTTTAAATGAGTCaagtaaagttaaattaaaggtTTCTACTATTGATGTACAGGTTGCTTTAAGATCGGATAACACTGACTTT aacATAGTATGTAGTTTGCTTGATGAACATCAAACAGGTAAGCTTGTTTTGGCAGAGTATGATTCTACGGGTGCACTTATTAAATGGCATCAAGATATGATCCACATTGTTGTTAACTCAATGGTCCATAGAGTTGGAAATAT gTATCCTTCCACAAAAACTAAATCTAATCTTGCAAAAGCCATTATCACTGCCTTTCCAAAGCTACATTCTGGTGGAAAACTTGGATAT ccCATATACAGAGTATGTAGTGGGTAG